The Spirochaetota bacterium genome window below encodes:
- a CDS encoding PEP-utilizing enzyme, with the protein MENIVFFNKDFTGVDDKQYKKLGIRGRRAVDLAKMGLPIAPGFIIDADLTMKLPKVNVKQLIKTYIDKIEKDMKKGYGDSDKPLLLKVVLSSDLNVPFFPSIHNVGLNDTIVTGFAKFTGEDFAWGEYRFLLRSIASKIYGIDEKELDELEGKLPKNAKAKEYKDVVAKYKKFLGDKFSEDVYDQLGLILKGAAAKYCDSDIDVDNSLSIMIQAMVYGNFGQNSYAGNYFTRNIITGDPLIQGEFLQNEFDVDRGVPKDIAKIDKKYYDKLVEIAKKVEDNFKEIRNIKFTIEEGNFWLIEQREVDEKSTQAHIKTLLDLHTRKVVTPEFLIESIKPSQLNELLHPVIDPRTTKNVKSIKGGIAGSTGAAIGRVFFSTEKLLEEYKRAVMHGGDTNLILVMPATYAEDVKAIEVARGVITSEGGFSSHAPVVARSLGKVAMVQPEMKIRGNSFTLAGKTVKEGDYVSINVPYYEPPTLYLDKVGLIEPDFEKNGLIDFLKIVQNFIKDFDVRANADQPRDAKVAKMFFADGIGLCRTEHMFFNEKRIMKFREMILAETEAERRKALDELKPMQRGDFYELFKIMQGHPVTIRLLDAPLHEFLPRTEDSMKEFIQYMKSRKKGMSDAEIRARCEELSEMNPMLGHRGCRVAITYPEIYEMQCRAIFEAACMLKKEGINVVPEIMIPIVMTETEIKFIKNGKKIEGKTVKGIRDIKDEVVEEYGVDDLEYEVGTMIELPAAAIGAGRIAQYAEFFSFGTNDLTQTTYGLSRDDINSFFPSYSLYDLIPNNPFKVLGREVKELIEIAATRGKLTRPDITMGLCGEHGADPDNIEFCMNVGLNYVSCSPYAIPLSKLAIAQLNIKQAKSK; encoded by the coding sequence ATGGAAAATATAGTTTTTTTCAATAAGGATTTTACTGGTGTTGATGATAAGCAATATAAAAAACTTGGTATTAGAGGCCGCAGGGCGGTTGATTTAGCTAAAATGGGTTTGCCGATAGCTCCTGGATTCATTATAGATGCTGATTTAACCATGAAATTGCCAAAGGTCAATGTGAAACAGCTGATAAAGACCTATATTGATAAAATAGAAAAAGACATGAAAAAAGGGTATGGCGATAGCGATAAGCCGTTGCTTTTGAAAGTTGTTTTGAGTTCTGATTTGAATGTACCGTTTTTTCCTTCAATTCATAACGTTGGATTAAATGATACTATTGTTACCGGTTTTGCAAAATTTACTGGAGAGGACTTTGCATGGGGTGAATACCGCTTTTTACTCAGAAGTATTGCATCAAAGATTTATGGCATAGACGAAAAGGAACTGGATGAACTTGAAGGGAAGCTACCTAAAAATGCCAAAGCAAAGGAATATAAAGACGTTGTAGCAAAATATAAAAAATTTCTTGGTGATAAATTCAGCGAAGATGTGTATGATCAGTTAGGGCTCATACTTAAAGGTGCTGCCGCAAAATATTGTGATTCGGACATTGATGTTGACAATTCCCTGTCAATTATGATCCAGGCTATGGTGTATGGTAACTTTGGGCAAAATTCGTATGCAGGTAATTACTTTACGCGAAATATTATCACAGGTGATCCACTGATTCAGGGCGAATTTTTGCAAAATGAATTTGATGTTGACCGGGGTGTACCCAAAGATATTGCTAAAATTGATAAAAAATATTATGATAAGTTAGTTGAGATAGCAAAGAAAGTGGAAGATAACTTTAAAGAAATACGTAACATTAAATTTACCATTGAAGAAGGAAATTTCTGGCTTATTGAGCAGCGTGAAGTTGATGAAAAGTCAACTCAAGCTCATATTAAGACGCTTCTTGACCTGCATACACGCAAAGTTGTCACACCAGAATTTTTGATTGAATCAATAAAACCAAGCCAGCTTAATGAACTACTTCATCCTGTCATTGATCCGCGAACTACAAAAAATGTGAAGTCAATTAAAGGCGGAATTGCAGGTTCAACAGGTGCAGCCATTGGTAGGGTATTCTTTTCAACCGAAAAGTTGCTTGAGGAATATAAGCGAGCGGTTATGCACGGCGGCGATACCAATCTTATACTTGTTATGCCGGCAACCTATGCTGAGGATGTGAAGGCTATTGAGGTTGCACGTGGTGTTATTACTTCTGAGGGTGGTTTTTCATCGCATGCGCCGGTTGTTGCACGTAGTTTAGGCAAAGTTGCCATGGTTCAGCCTGAGATGAAGATACGGGGAAATTCGTTCACATTGGCAGGAAAAACCGTTAAAGAAGGTGATTATGTTTCAATCAATGTACCATACTATGAACCACCAACCCTTTACCTTGATAAGGTAGGTTTGATAGAGCCTGATTTTGAAAAGAACGGATTAATTGATTTCTTAAAGATAGTACAAAATTTTATTAAAGATTTTGATGTTCGCGCAAATGCAGATCAACCACGTGATGCTAAAGTGGCAAAGATGTTCTTTGCTGACGGCATTGGACTTTGCCGCACGGAACACATGTTCTTCAATGAAAAGCGTATCATGAAATTCAGGGAGATGATACTTGCAGAAACTGAAGCCGAACGCCGTAAAGCACTAGATGAACTCAAGCCCATGCAGCGTGGTGACTTTTATGAGTTGTTCAAGATTATGCAGGGTCATCCTGTGACCATACGATTGCTTGATGCACCGTTACATGAATTCCTGCCGCGCACAGAAGACAGCATGAAAGAATTCATTCAGTACATGAAATCACGAAAGAAAGGCATGTCCGATGCTGAAATCCGTGCACGTTGCGAGGAGCTTTCTGAAATGAATCCCATGCTTGGCCACAGAGGATGCCGTGTTGCTATAACCTATCCTGAAATTTACGAAATGCAGTGCAGAGCAATTTTTGAAGCAGCTTGCATGCTGAAAAAAGAAGGCATCAATGTTGTTCCTGAGATTATGATTCCTATTGTCATGACTGAAACAGAAATTAAGTTTATCAAGAATGGTAAAAAGATTGAAGGCAAAACTGTGAAGGGAATACGCGATATCAAAGATGAAGTTGTTGAAGAATATGGGGTAGATGATTTAGAATATGAAGTGGGCACAATGATTGAACTTCCTGCTGCTGCGATAGGTGCTGGTAGGATTGCACAGTATGCAGAGTTCTTCAGTTTTGGTACCAATGATCTTACACAGACAACATATGGTCTTTCACGTGATGACATCAACTCGTTTTTCCCAAGCTATTCGCTGTACGACCTGATTCCCAACAACCCCTTCAAGGTGCTGGGTAGAGAGGTGAAAGAACTCATTGAAATTGCAGCTACACGCGGCAAGCTCACACGTCCTGATATAACCATGGGACTTTGTGGCGAACACGGTGCTGACCCCGATAACATCGAATTCTGTATGAATGTGGGGTTAAATTATGTATCATGTTCACCGTATGCAATCCCTCTTTCAAAGTTGGCGATAGCTCAGTTGAATATAAAGCAGGCAAAGAGTAAATAA